The Kordia sp. SMS9 genome window below encodes:
- the rplT gene encoding 50S ribosomal protein L20, with protein MPRSVNAVARRARRKKVLKQAKGYFGRRKNVWTVAKNAVDKAMSYSYRDRRNKKRTFRALWITRINAGARLNGMSYSQFMGKVKANDIELNRKVLADLAMNHPEAFKAIVDKVK; from the coding sequence ATGCCAAGATCAGTAAACGCGGTTGCTCGTAGAGCCCGAAGAAAAAAGGTATTAAAACAAGCCAAAGGTTACTTTGGAAGACGTAAAAACGTTTGGACAGTTGCTAAGAATGCGGTTGACAAAGCTATGAGTTACTCATACAGAGACCGTAGAAACAAGAAAAGAACATTTCGTGCATTATGGATTACTCGTATCAATGCGGGAGCTCGTTTAAACGGAATGTCTTATTCACAGTTTATGGGAAAAGTAAAAGCTAATGACATCGAACTAAACCGTAAGGTTTTAGCTGATTTAGCAATGAACCACCCAGAAGCGTTCAAAGCAATCGTTGATAAAGTAAAATAA
- the infC gene encoding translation initiation factor IF-3, whose translation MKEDPHRINRKINAPEVRLVGDNVEIGVYPTRKALAIADEQGLDLVEISPKANPPVCKIMDYKKFLYEQKKREKALKAKASKVTVKEIRFGPQTDEHDYEFKKKHAIKFLSDGAKLKAYVFFKGRSIIYKDQGQILLLKLAQELEEYGKVEQMPKLEGKRMIMFIAPKKK comes from the coding sequence ATCAAGGAAGATCCACACAGAATTAACAGAAAAATCAATGCTCCCGAAGTACGACTTGTAGGAGATAATGTTGAAATTGGCGTTTATCCAACAAGGAAGGCACTAGCCATAGCTGACGAACAAGGTTTAGATTTAGTTGAAATTTCACCTAAAGCAAATCCTCCTGTTTGTAAAATAATGGATTATAAGAAATTCCTATATGAACAGAAAAAACGCGAAAAAGCTTTAAAAGCTAAAGCATCAAAAGTAACTGTTAAGGAAATTCGTTTTGGTCCTCAAACAGATGAACACGATTACGAATTTAAAAAGAAACATGCGATTAAGTTCCTATCAGATGGTGCTAAATTGAAAGCATATGTATTTTTTAAAGGTCGTTCCATCATCTATAAAGATCAAGGACAGATTTTATTATTAAAATTAGCCCAAGAACTTGAAGAGTATGGAAAGGTAGAACAAATGCCAAAATTAGAGGGAAAGCGAATGATTATGTTCATTGCACCCAAAAAGAAATAA
- the rpmI gene encoding 50S ribosomal protein L35 has translation MPKMKTKSSAKKRFKLTGSGKIKRKHAFKSHILTKKSKKRKLKLTHSTLVHESDVNSIKEQLRLK, from the coding sequence ATGCCTAAAATGAAAACAAAATCCAGTGCTAAGAAGCGTTTTAAGCTTACAGGTTCTGGTAAAATTAAAAGAAAGCATGCCTTCAAAAGTCACATCTTAACAAAGAAGTCTAAGAAGCGTAAGCTTAAATTAACGCACAGTACTTTGGTACATGAAAGTGACGTTAATAGTATTAAAGAACAATTACGTTTAAAGTAA
- the thrS gene encoding threonine--tRNA ligase, with product MIKITLPDGSIREFDSIVTPMDVAKNISEGFARNVISANFNGTTVETTTPLTEDGALTLYTWRDDEGKKAFWHSSAHILAQAILELYPNAKLWVGPAIENGFYYDIDMGDETITDKDFSTIENKMLEIARGKHDFKMRSATKEEALSYYKGRNDYKVELVEGLEDGTITFCDHDTFTDLCRGGHIPNTGIVKAVKVMSVAGAYYKGDEKNKQLTRVYGVSFPKQKELKEYLHLLEEAKKRDHRKLGKELELFTFSQRVGQGLPLWLPKGAALRSQLENFLKKAQQKAGYEMVISPHIGQKELYVTSGHFAKYGEDSFQPITTPKDDEEFLLKPMNCPHHCEIYNAKPFSYKDLPKRFAEFGTVYRYEQSGELHGLTRVRGFTQDDAHIFCTPDQLDQEFKNVIDLVMYVFGSLGFENFTAQVSLRDPEKPEKYIGSDENWEKAENAIINAAKEKALNYVVEYGEAAFYGPKLDFMVKDALGRSWQLGTIQVDYNLPERFDLTYKGSDNELHRPVMIHRAPFGSMERFIAILLEHTGGNFPLWLMTEQAILLPVSEKYENYGKKVLTLLENNEIRAQIDNRNETVGKKIREAEMSKVPFMLIIGEQEEKDGTVSVRRHGAGDIGTLTMEAFAELVTTEVQNSLKPFNV from the coding sequence ATGATAAAAATTACACTGCCAGACGGCTCAATTAGAGAATTTGATTCGATAGTAACTCCTATGGATGTTGCTAAGAATATTAGTGAAGGTTTTGCTAGAAATGTTATTTCTGCAAACTTTAATGGTACCACTGTAGAAACTACGACTCCACTTACCGAAGATGGAGCACTCACTTTGTACACCTGGAGAGATGACGAAGGAAAGAAAGCGTTTTGGCATTCTTCCGCGCATATTTTAGCACAAGCAATTTTGGAATTGTACCCAAATGCGAAGTTATGGGTAGGACCAGCTATTGAGAATGGTTTTTATTATGATATTGATATGGGAGATGAAACCATCACTGATAAAGATTTTTCGACGATTGAGAATAAGATGCTGGAGATTGCTAGAGGAAAGCACGATTTTAAGATGCGTTCTGCAACGAAAGAAGAAGCATTGTCGTATTATAAAGGTCGAAATGATTATAAAGTTGAGCTAGTAGAAGGCTTGGAAGATGGAACAATTACGTTTTGCGATCATGACACGTTTACTGATTTATGTCGTGGTGGACATATTCCAAATACTGGTATTGTGAAAGCTGTAAAAGTAATGAGCGTTGCCGGTGCCTATTATAAAGGTGATGAGAAAAACAAACAGTTGACACGTGTTTACGGAGTTTCTTTCCCTAAACAGAAAGAACTGAAAGAATATTTACATTTATTAGAAGAAGCTAAGAAACGTGATCATAGAAAACTTGGTAAAGAACTAGAATTGTTTACGTTTTCACAGAGAGTTGGACAAGGGTTGCCGTTATGGTTGCCAAAAGGAGCTGCATTACGTTCGCAGTTAGAAAACTTCTTGAAGAAAGCACAGCAGAAAGCTGGTTATGAAATGGTGATTTCTCCGCATATTGGACAGAAAGAATTGTATGTAACTTCTGGACATTTTGCAAAGTATGGAGAAGATAGCTTTCAACCAATTACAACACCAAAAGATGATGAAGAGTTTTTGTTGAAACCAATGAATTGCCCGCATCACTGTGAAATTTATAATGCAAAACCTTTTAGTTATAAGGATTTACCAAAGCGTTTCGCAGAATTTGGAACGGTATATCGTTATGAACAAAGTGGAGAATTGCACGGATTGACACGTGTACGAGGATTTACACAAGATGATGCACATATTTTTTGTACGCCAGATCAACTGGATCAAGAGTTTAAAAATGTGATTGATTTGGTCATGTACGTATTTGGTTCGTTAGGATTTGAAAATTTTACAGCGCAAGTTTCATTACGCGATCCTGAAAAACCAGAAAAGTATATCGGCTCTGATGAAAATTGGGAAAAAGCAGAAAATGCTATCATTAATGCTGCAAAAGAGAAAGCATTGAATTATGTTGTTGAATATGGAGAAGCTGCTTTTTACGGTCCCAAGTTGGATTTTATGGTAAAAGATGCACTTGGCAGAAGCTGGCAATTAGGAACGATTCAAGTAGATTATAACTTACCAGAACGTTTTGATCTTACCTATAAAGGTAGTGATAACGAGCTGCATAGACCTGTAATGATTCACCGTGCTCCTTTTGGAAGTATGGAGCGTTTTATCGCTATTTTATTGGAACATACAGGCGGAAATTTCCCGTTATGGCTCATGACCGAACAAGCAATTCTATTACCTGTGAGCGAAAAATATGAGAATTACGGGAAAAAAGTTTTAACTTTGTTAGAAAATAACGAAATTCGCGCCCAAATCGACAACAGAAACGAGACGGTCGGGAAAAAGATTCGTGAAGCAGAAATGAGCAAAGTTCCTTTTATGCTCATCATTGGCGAACAAGAGGAGAAAGATGGCACAGTTTCTGTACGAAGACATGGAGCAGGCGATATTGGTACACTAACTATGGAAGCATTTGCTGAATTAGTTACAACAGAAGTACAAAATAGCTTGAAACCATTTAATGTTTAA